From the Polyangiaceae bacterium genome, one window contains:
- the hscA gene encoding Fe-S protein assembly chaperone HscA — MLLDIFDPKAPPKPIGIDLGTTHSIVASVRDERPVALTTCDGTPLLPSVVYYGEAGNVVVGRVAKSYATREPSRTLVSVKRFMGRGAGDAETKKLGAYRFAAPKNEQEAKVVRFDVGDRAVTPVEASAEILKSLKQSAIDQLSAVGGCVVTVPAYFDDAQRQATKDAGRLAGLRVLRLLNEPTAAALAYGLDQRKNGLFAVYDLGGGTFDITILLLEDGIFQVKSTGGDSALGGDDMDRLVAEEMLSAMGCETDELRTPELVSLALDAARQAKHGLTDSAVVEVSLPKRGGGETDYRIERTHFDALIAPLLERTGRAARRAMRDAELGPGDIDGVILVGGSTRVPRVKQYVAELFGKAPLADIDPDLVVAFGAAVQADLLERESDEILLLDVLPLSLGIETMGGAVDKILPRNTTIPAGAKSTFTTYADNQTGFDLHVVQGERELAKDCRSLARFTLKGIPPMPAGMARLEVEYFVDENNLLRVEARELTTGLHQEIQVEPSYGLTDEQVESMLIDALDHGEADLEARRLAEARVEGERILLATQKSVAADRELLVDGERQAIEAAMTSLRSAIAEAARPGQIQLCIDALDDATHEFAGRRMNRAIAGALEGKVLGEVEKSVEHADGVEAHLRAHGHDPEEMSDA, encoded by the coding sequence ATGCTGCTGGACATCTTCGACCCGAAAGCGCCGCCCAAGCCCATCGGAATCGATTTGGGCACGACCCACTCCATCGTGGCGTCGGTGCGCGACGAGCGGCCCGTGGCACTGACCACCTGCGACGGAACTCCGCTGTTGCCGAGCGTGGTCTACTACGGGGAAGCGGGGAACGTCGTGGTGGGCCGCGTGGCGAAGAGCTACGCCACGCGCGAGCCCAGTCGAACCTTGGTCAGCGTGAAGCGCTTCATGGGCCGCGGGGCGGGGGACGCGGAAACCAAAAAGCTCGGGGCCTACCGCTTTGCCGCGCCAAAGAATGAACAAGAGGCGAAAGTGGTTCGCTTCGACGTGGGGGATCGCGCCGTGACGCCCGTGGAGGCAAGCGCGGAGATCCTCAAGAGCTTGAAGCAGAGCGCGATCGATCAGCTGAGCGCAGTGGGTGGCTGCGTGGTCACGGTGCCCGCGTACTTCGACGACGCCCAGCGCCAGGCGACGAAGGACGCGGGCCGATTGGCAGGGCTGCGCGTGCTGCGCTTGCTCAACGAGCCCACGGCGGCTGCCTTGGCCTACGGGCTGGATCAGCGCAAGAACGGCTTGTTCGCGGTCTACGATCTGGGCGGCGGGACCTTCGACATCACGATCCTCTTGCTCGAGGACGGCATCTTCCAGGTGAAGAGCACGGGCGGTGACAGCGCCCTGGGGGGCGACGACATGGACCGCCTCGTGGCCGAGGAAATGCTCTCGGCGATGGGCTGTGAGACGGACGAGCTCCGCACTCCGGAGCTAGTGAGTCTGGCTCTTGATGCGGCGCGCCAGGCCAAGCATGGGCTGACCGACAGTGCCGTGGTCGAAGTCAGCCTGCCAAAGCGCGGAGGTGGCGAGACGGACTATCGTATCGAACGCACGCACTTCGACGCGCTGATTGCGCCGCTGCTGGAGCGGACGGGGCGCGCGGCTCGCCGCGCGATGCGCGATGCGGAGCTCGGGCCCGGCGACATCGACGGCGTCATTCTGGTGGGCGGTAGCACCCGCGTTCCCCGGGTGAAGCAATACGTGGCGGAGCTGTTCGGCAAGGCTCCCCTGGCCGACATCGACCCGGATCTGGTCGTTGCCTTTGGCGCGGCGGTGCAGGCCGATCTGCTCGAGCGCGAGAGCGACGAGATCCTCTTGCTGGATGTGTTGCCGCTTTCCCTCGGGATCGAGACCATGGGGGGCGCCGTGGACAAGATTCTGCCCCGCAACACCACCATTCCCGCGGGGGCCAAGTCCACCTTCACGACCTACGCCGACAATCAGACCGGGTTCGACCTGCACGTGGTGCAAGGCGAGCGCGAGTTGGCCAAAGACTGCCGCTCTTTGGCGCGCTTCACCCTCAAGGGCATTCCGCCCATGCCCGCGGGCATGGCTCGGCTCGAGGTGGAGTACTTCGTGGACGAGAACAACTTGCTGCGAGTGGAAGCGCGGGAGCTGACGACGGGACTCCACCAGGAAATCCAGGTGGAACCGAGCTATGGCCTCACCGACGAGCAAGTGGAGTCGATGCTGATCGACGCCCTCGACCACGGCGAGGCAGATCTGGAGGCGCGCCGTCTGGCCGAAGCGCGGGTCGAGGGCGAGCGCATTCTGCTCGCGACGCAGAAGTCCGTCGCCGCGGATCGGGAGCTGCTCGTCGATGGGGAGCGTCAGGCGATCGAAGCCGCCATGACGAGTCTGCGTAGCGCCATCGCCGAGGCCGCGCGCCCCGGGCAGATCCAGCTTTGCATCGATGCCCTGGACGACGCCACCCACGAGTTCGCGGGTCGCCGCATGAATCGCGCGATCGCTGGCGCGCTGGAGGGCAAGGTGCTCGGCGAGGTCGAGAAGAGCGTTGAGCACGCGGACGGCGTGGAAGCGCATCTGCGCGCGCATGGTCACGACCCCGAGGAGATGAGCGATGCCTAG
- the hscB gene encoding Fe-S protein assembly co-chaperone HscB: protein MASDPFALLGLEPRFDLDMAELGARHRELSRALHPDRHAGKTPAERRHALGKAIEVNEAFRTLKDPVSRAQAVLSSAGQSLEGQEPKPSPELLMDMMEQREALSEARQQRDAAALERLTARIEARRSEVIAGLTEAFAQSGDLRSRVVPLLGELRYYARFLEEAGAIADEIY from the coding sequence GTGGCCTCCGACCCTTTCGCCCTCCTCGGCCTCGAGCCGCGTTTCGACCTGGACATGGCGGAGCTGGGCGCGCGGCACCGTGAGCTGAGCCGCGCGCTGCATCCCGATCGCCATGCCGGCAAGACTCCGGCGGAGCGGCGACACGCATTGGGGAAAGCCATCGAAGTCAACGAGGCATTCCGCACGCTGAAAGATCCGGTCTCCCGAGCCCAGGCGGTGTTGTCGAGCGCCGGGCAGTCGTTGGAAGGCCAGGAGCCCAAGCCGTCGCCGGAGCTCTTGATGGACATGATGGAGCAGCGCGAAGCGCTGAGCGAGGCGCGGCAACAGCGCGACGCAGCGGCCCTGGAACGACTGACGGCGCGCATCGAGGCGCGCAGAAGCGAAGTGATCGCGGGGCTGACCGAGGCCTTCGCCCAAAGTGGCGATCTGCGCAGTCGGGTGGTTCCGCTGCTCGGCGAGCTGCGCTACTACGCACGCTTCTTGGAAGAAGCGGGCGCCATCGCCGACGAGATCTACTGA
- a CDS encoding iron-sulfur cluster assembly accessory protein codes for MELVSSMNEAASSMPPSAVPASSVPESSAERKGLSISKGAVEFARQKLEKRGTPEAAVRLGIKGGGCSGFSYVIQFEDEPPRERDRVYELDGVRFIVDKKSLVYLAGALLDYERTLMFQGFKFRNPNEAASCGCGHSFTVR; via the coding sequence ATGGAGCTCGTGAGCAGCATGAACGAAGCGGCCTCTTCCATGCCCCCCTCCGCGGTACCCGCCTCCTCGGTTCCCGAGAGCTCGGCGGAGCGCAAGGGGCTTTCCATCAGCAAAGGCGCGGTGGAGTTTGCACGCCAGAAGCTCGAGAAGCGCGGCACGCCAGAAGCGGCCGTCCGCCTCGGCATCAAGGGCGGTGGGTGTTCGGGCTTTTCCTACGTCATTCAGTTCGAAGACGAGCCGCCACGTGAGCGCGACCGCGTCTACGAACTCGATGGCGTGCGCTTCATCGTGGACAAGAAGAGCTTGGTGTATCTGGCCGGTGCGCTGCTGGACTACGAGCGCACCCTGATGTTCCAGGGCTTCAAGTTCCGCAATCCGAACGAGGCCGCGAGTTGTGGTTGCGGGCACTCGTTCACGGTGCGTTGA
- the iscU gene encoding Fe-S cluster assembly scaffold IscU — MAYSDKVIEHYENPKNVGTLDKDAENVGTGLVGAPACGDVMRLQIKVTDDGVIEDAKFKTFGCGSAIASSSLATEWIKGKSVDEAGAIKNSQIAEELNLPPVKIHCSVLAEDAIKSAIEDYKKKRAARQALAGTPAEQKQAT; from the coding sequence ATGGCCTACAGCGACAAAGTCATCGAGCACTACGAGAACCCCAAGAACGTCGGCACCCTGGACAAGGATGCGGAGAACGTCGGCACCGGTTTGGTGGGCGCGCCTGCCTGCGGCGACGTGATGCGGCTGCAAATCAAGGTCACCGACGACGGCGTGATCGAAGACGCCAAGTTCAAGACCTTCGGCTGCGGTTCGGCCATCGCCTCGAGCTCCCTGGCCACCGAGTGGATCAAGGGCAAGTCCGTGGACGAGGCGGGGGCGATCAAGAACAGTCAAATCGCCGAGGAGCTGAACTTGCCGCCGGTGAAGATTCATTGTTCCGTGCTGGCGGAGGACGCCATCAAGAGCGCCATCGAGGACTACAAGAAGAAGCGCGCCGCGCGGCAGGCCCTGGCTGGGACCCCCGCGGAGCAAAAGCAAGCAACCTGA
- a CDS encoding IscS subfamily cysteine desulfurase, with translation MALKLPIYMDNHATTPVDPRVVEAMLPHFTTHFGNAASRTHKFGWEAEGVVEDARESIAAMIGADSGKEIVFTSGATESDNLAIKGVAEYYEGRGKHIITTQIEHKAVLDSCKRLEKQGWEVTYLQPGKDGIVEPDAIAAALTDKTVLVSVMLANNEVGTIQPIAEIGKLTRERGVLLHCDAVQGLGKTPFDVKAMNVDLASITAHKIYGPKGVGALYVRRSKPRVRLVAQMDGGGHERGMRSGTLNVPGIVGFAKACEILKSEGAEETKRIAALRDSLYRQITKELDEVILNGHAERRLCGNLNLSFAFVEGEGLMMAIKDVAVSSGSACTSASLEPSYVLRSMGLDEDLAHSSIRFGLGRFNTPDEVDYVADLVVAKVKKLRDMSPLYEMHKEGVDLKSIEWAAH, from the coding sequence ATGGCCCTGAAACTTCCCATCTACATGGACAATCACGCCACGACGCCGGTCGACCCGCGCGTCGTGGAGGCGATGCTGCCCCACTTCACCACGCACTTCGGCAACGCCGCGAGCCGTACGCACAAGTTCGGCTGGGAGGCCGAGGGCGTCGTCGAGGATGCTCGTGAAAGCATCGCCGCGATGATTGGCGCGGACTCCGGCAAGGAGATCGTGTTCACCTCCGGCGCCACGGAGAGCGACAACCTCGCCATCAAAGGCGTGGCCGAGTATTACGAGGGTCGCGGCAAACACATCATCACCACGCAGATCGAGCACAAGGCCGTCCTCGATTCCTGCAAACGCCTGGAAAAGCAGGGTTGGGAAGTGACCTACCTGCAGCCGGGCAAGGACGGCATCGTCGAGCCCGACGCCATTGCCGCCGCGCTGACCGACAAGACCGTTTTGGTCAGCGTCATGCTCGCCAACAACGAAGTCGGCACCATCCAGCCCATTGCGGAGATCGGCAAGCTCACGCGCGAGCGCGGCGTGCTCCTTCACTGCGACGCGGTGCAGGGCCTGGGCAAGACGCCTTTCGACGTCAAGGCCATGAACGTCGACTTGGCCTCGATCACGGCTCACAAGATCTACGGACCCAAGGGCGTCGGTGCCCTCTACGTGCGGCGCAGCAAGCCGCGCGTCCGGTTGGTGGCGCAAATGGACGGTGGTGGCCACGAGCGCGGCATGCGTTCCGGCACCCTGAACGTGCCGGGCATCGTGGGCTTCGCCAAGGCCTGCGAGATCCTGAAGAGTGAAGGCGCCGAGGAGACCAAGCGCATCGCCGCCTTGCGCGACTCCTTGTACCGCCAGATCACCAAGGAGCTCGACGAGGTCATTCTCAACGGCCACGCCGAGCGGCGTCTGTGTGGCAACCTGAACCTATCCTTTGCGTTCGTGGAAGGCGAAGGGCTGATGATGGCCATCAAGGACGTGGCCGTCTCGAGCGGCAGCGCTTGCACGAGTGCCAGCTTGGAGCCCAGCTACGTGCTGCGCAGCATGGGCCTGGACGAGGACTTGGCTCACTCGTCGATTCGGTTTGGCTTGGGGCGTTTCAACACCCCCGACGAAGTGGACTACGTGGCCGACCTGGTGGTGGCCAAAGTGAAGAAGCTCCGCGACATGTCGCCCTTGTACGAGATGCACAAGGAAGGCGTGGATTTGAAGAGCATCGAGTGGGCAGCGCACTGA
- a CDS encoding MerR family transcriptional regulator, translating to MDSKRHLELLADSPAEPEALMLVGELAKAAGKTVRAIHLYEDLGLLKPQDRSKGRYRLFGADSLLRVRWIVKLQSLGLSLSDIQDLARNQADADSALFAATRLREVYVNKLNETRAKLQELRALEHELEQSLRYLDDCDSHCEPAVPTAGCSSCDRHETQGAPELVLGAQAH from the coding sequence ATGGACAGCAAGCGCCACCTCGAGCTCCTGGCCGACTCCCCCGCGGAGCCGGAAGCGCTGATGCTCGTTGGTGAGCTGGCCAAGGCGGCGGGCAAGACGGTGCGAGCCATCCACCTCTATGAGGATCTGGGATTGCTCAAGCCCCAGGATCGCTCCAAGGGGCGCTACCGGCTGTTCGGTGCGGATTCCCTGCTGCGTGTGCGCTGGATCGTGAAGCTGCAGTCCTTGGGCCTGTCCCTCAGCGACATCCAGGACTTGGCCCGCAATCAGGCGGACGCCGACTCGGCTTTGTTTGCGGCAACCCGCTTGCGCGAAGTCTACGTCAACAAACTGAACGAGACCCGCGCGAAGCTGCAGGAGTTACGCGCCCTCGAGCACGAGTTGGAGCAAAGCCTCCGCTACTTGGACGACTGCGACTCGCATTGCGAGCCCGCAGTGCCCACCGCTGGCTGCTCGAGCTGCGACCGACATGAAACCCAAGGTGCTCCCGAGCTGGTGCTGGGAGCGCAAGCCCACTGA
- a CDS encoding HDOD domain-containing protein, with protein MTQGHASNRNRPGSGVRAAWTVDELPLLPAVVVKLMSLNVDHPAFFEKVLEVASEDPPLAVRLISLANSAMSSPTCAITDIRMAVSRLGANRIAGLVTTLAVTQVFVPTTPGQRKLWQHALETALIGRFLCQQVRAFNAEPETVYLGGLLHDVGRFILFRACSQDIDALDEVDWDAKHTLADVERAMLGIDHTIVGAKAAQAWKLPQAITTVIREHHHYATNGAPPLTETHAGLTRAVQIADLVSVHAMPVHAGAKDRMLDELIMAQCIRPVWAAAPVNPTMLSRALPKLAETTQQLMAALMLGG; from the coding sequence GTGACCCAGGGTCACGCGTCCAACCGGAACCGCCCAGGTTCCGGGGTTCGGGCCGCCTGGACCGTCGACGAGCTGCCACTGCTTCCGGCCGTCGTGGTCAAGCTGATGTCGCTGAATGTCGACCACCCGGCATTCTTCGAAAAGGTGCTCGAGGTCGCCAGCGAAGACCCGCCCCTCGCGGTGCGGCTGATTTCTCTCGCGAACTCCGCGATGTCCTCACCAACGTGCGCAATCACGGACATCCGCATGGCTGTTTCACGCTTGGGAGCGAACCGCATCGCTGGGCTCGTCACCACGCTGGCAGTCACGCAAGTGTTCGTGCCGACCACGCCGGGGCAGCGCAAGCTCTGGCAGCACGCGCTCGAGACCGCGCTGATCGGTCGCTTCCTCTGCCAACAGGTGCGTGCATTCAACGCCGAACCCGAAACAGTCTACCTCGGTGGACTGCTCCACGACGTGGGACGCTTCATCCTGTTCCGCGCCTGCTCGCAGGACATCGACGCCCTCGACGAAGTGGACTGGGACGCCAAGCACACGCTGGCGGACGTGGAGCGCGCCATGCTCGGCATCGACCACACCATCGTGGGCGCAAAGGCAGCCCAAGCCTGGAAGCTCCCGCAGGCCATCACCACGGTGATTCGGGAGCACCACCACTACGCGACGAACGGCGCCCCACCCCTCACTGAAACGCATGCCGGGCTCACCCGCGCGGTACAAATCGCCGACCTCGTCAGCGTGCACGCCATGCCCGTGCACGCGGGAGCGAAGGACCGCATGCTCGACGAGCTGATCATGGCTCAGTGCATCCGCCCGGTGTGGGCGGCCGCGCCTGTGAACCCCACCATGCTCAGTCGCGCGCTGCCCAAGCTGGCAGAGACCACGCAGCAGCTCATGGCAGCCCTGATGCTGGGCGGGTGA
- a CDS encoding TetR/AcrR family transcriptional regulator, which translates to MADRKQTRRTRGVLGGRSERIVQQVLVAAVAELAESGYRAFRMDEVSRRAGVNKTTIYRRWPSKAKLVAAAIQWLRRFVHDVPLPDTGSLEQDLVEAFRRRVSFSNRVEGQAWARLLAEKHDPEVAAIIDDAVKERSQAWYAMVNRAVPRGELPKGTDARLLLGMLGAVIDAWNANSSGRLKPGLLQAAVKTVIAGARSGSLVRKKAR; encoded by the coding sequence TTGGCCGACCGAAAGCAGACGCGTCGAACGCGGGGCGTGCTCGGCGGACGCAGCGAGCGCATCGTGCAGCAAGTGCTCGTGGCCGCCGTCGCGGAGCTGGCCGAGTCCGGCTACCGGGCGTTTCGCATGGACGAAGTGAGTCGGCGGGCCGGGGTCAACAAGACGACGATCTACCGACGCTGGCCCAGCAAAGCGAAACTCGTGGCCGCCGCCATCCAGTGGCTGCGCAGGTTCGTGCACGATGTGCCGCTGCCCGACACCGGTTCCCTGGAGCAAGATTTGGTCGAGGCGTTTCGGCGCAGAGTCAGCTTCAGCAACCGCGTGGAAGGCCAAGCTTGGGCGCGACTGCTCGCGGAGAAGCACGATCCTGAAGTGGCCGCGATCATCGATGATGCTGTGAAGGAACGCAGCCAGGCTTGGTACGCGATGGTCAACCGCGCTGTCCCCCGCGGCGAGCTCCCCAAGGGCACAGACGCGCGGCTTTTGCTGGGGATGCTCGGGGCGGTCATCGACGCCTGGAACGCGAACTCGTCAGGTCGCCTGAAACCGGGACTGCTCCAGGCCGCCGTGAAAACCGTCATCGCTGGTGCCCGCTCGGGCTCACTGGTTCGCAAAAAGGCGCGCTGA
- a CDS encoding metalloregulator ArsR/SmtB family transcription factor: MLNQLTAADGVFQALGDPTRRAIVEALGAGSKSVSELAAPLDISLAAVVQHLAVLESTGLVQTEKVGRVRTCRMNDRGLREIERWVAQRRAEWNRHLDNLGEYLAAEDKKSKGIRR, translated from the coding sequence GTGCTTAACCAATTAACGGCAGCGGACGGCGTGTTTCAAGCCTTGGGCGACCCAACGAGGCGAGCCATCGTCGAGGCGCTGGGCGCGGGCAGCAAGTCAGTGAGCGAGCTGGCCGCACCCCTCGACATTTCGCTGGCCGCCGTGGTTCAGCACCTGGCCGTTCTGGAGAGTACCGGACTTGTGCAGACCGAGAAGGTCGGCCGCGTACGCACCTGCCGCATGAACGACCGCGGCCTGCGCGAGATCGAGCGTTGGGTCGCGCAGCGCCGCGCCGAATGGAACCGCCACCTCGACAATCTTGGCGAGTACTTGGCGGCCGAAGACAAGAAGTCGAAAGGAATACGTCGATGA
- a CDS encoding SRPBCC family protein, translating to MNLQQPVHCSTFSIERNYPYPPERVFAAWSSAEAKARWFAGPPGWTELERIFDFRPGGRETAKGRFPDGKVSFFDARFHEIVQNQLIVYVYDMYVDDEKLSVSLASVEFLGEGKDTRLRVTEQGVFLLGKDDAPNREQGTAWLLDKMAATLSNPHA from the coding sequence ATGAACCTGCAGCAGCCCGTGCATTGTTCCACCTTCAGCATCGAGCGGAACTACCCCTACCCACCGGAGCGCGTCTTTGCGGCGTGGTCGAGCGCAGAGGCGAAAGCTCGCTGGTTCGCAGGACCGCCTGGGTGGACGGAGCTCGAACGCATCTTCGACTTCCGTCCCGGCGGACGCGAAACGGCCAAAGGCCGCTTCCCGGACGGCAAGGTTTCCTTCTTCGACGCTCGTTTCCACGAGATCGTGCAAAACCAACTGATCGTCTACGTCTACGACATGTACGTGGACGACGAGAAGCTGTCCGTCTCACTCGCCTCGGTCGAGTTCCTAGGCGAAGGCAAGGACACTCGTTTGCGAGTCACGGAGCAGGGCGTATTCCTCCTTGGCAAGGACGACGCCCCCAACCGCGAGCAGGGTACCGCGTGGCTCCTCGACAAGATGGCCGCAACGCTCTCGAACCCCCACGCGTAG
- a CDS encoding GGDEF domain-containing protein — protein MSSGACHSLTVLTGDLIGRRFGLDEQLLVGRGAECALSFSDGCVSRRHARFLRLGPDVFVRDLSSTNGTYVNGRRVVESHRLEDGDQIRIGTYRLLRYTACDSQEDAAASQVYDAAVRDAATGALKRDQLDPRLREECAFASSHLAPLALLMFDIDEFKRVNDEHGHVTGDGVLRVLVACIQRMLLATDVVVRYGGDEFIVVCRNTPLNNAVTLADRIRAAVERLEFSASGNEFRITVSAGVAGATHGETRALVGAVDRALSKAKARGRNCVERSQQ, from the coding sequence ATGTCGTCGGGTGCCTGCCACTCTTTGACTGTATTGACGGGTGATCTGATAGGCAGACGCTTCGGACTGGACGAGCAGTTGCTCGTGGGACGCGGCGCCGAGTGCGCGCTGAGCTTCTCAGATGGTTGTGTCTCGCGTCGGCACGCTCGGTTCCTGAGGCTCGGGCCCGACGTGTTCGTTCGAGATCTGAGCAGCACGAATGGCACGTACGTGAATGGCCGGCGGGTGGTCGAGTCGCACAGACTGGAAGACGGCGACCAAATCCGAATCGGGACGTATCGCCTGTTGCGCTACACCGCGTGCGACTCGCAGGAAGACGCTGCCGCGTCGCAGGTCTACGACGCGGCGGTTCGCGACGCCGCAACCGGTGCCCTGAAAAGGGATCAGCTCGATCCGCGTCTGCGCGAGGAATGCGCCTTTGCGTCCTCTCACCTGGCACCGTTGGCCCTGCTGATGTTTGACATCGACGAATTCAAGCGCGTGAACGACGAGCATGGTCACGTCACGGGGGATGGAGTGCTCAGAGTCCTAGTCGCCTGTATCCAGCGCATGTTGCTGGCGACGGACGTCGTAGTTCGCTACGGCGGCGACGAGTTCATCGTCGTCTGCCGGAATACCCCGCTGAACAACGCTGTGACCTTGGCGGATCGGATCCGTGCAGCCGTGGAGCGGTTGGAGTTTTCCGCCTCGGGCAACGAATTTCGCATCACAGTGAGCGCGGGCGTCGCGGGCGCGACACACGGAGAAACGCGCGCGCTCGTTGGCGCAGTCGACCGAGCTCTATCCAAGGCGAAGGCGCGCGGCCGCAACTGCGTCGAACGAAGCCAGCAATGA
- a CDS encoding transposase family protein has product MVLTDVASTWTECVPIVVRESALIIEALERLRETMPFALLALDTDNGSEFINEALLAFCRKYNIELTRSRPYRKNDQAWVEQKNGSIVRRLVGYGRLEGLVAARTLGRLYAASRLFVNLFQPSFKLAEKSRVGARIIKRYHPPATPGARLVASEWIDGDEGT; this is encoded by the coding sequence TTGGTCCTGACCGACGTAGCAAGCACTTGGACCGAGTGCGTGCCGATCGTCGTCCGGGAGAGCGCGTTGATCATCGAGGCACTTGAACGTCTGAGAGAGACGATGCCGTTTGCGTTGCTCGCGCTCGACACCGACAACGGAAGCGAATTCATCAACGAGGCGCTGCTCGCCTTCTGCAGAAAGTACAACATCGAGCTTACGCGCTCTCGACCCTACCGAAAGAACGACCAGGCATGGGTGGAGCAAAAGAACGGATCCATCGTCCGCCGCTTGGTTGGCTACGGTCGCCTTGAAGGACTGGTCGCCGCGCGGACCCTGGGGCGTCTTTATGCAGCGTCGAGGCTCTTCGTGAACCTCTTCCAGCCGTCGTTCAAGCTCGCGGAGAAGTCTCGAGTCGGCGCGCGCATTATCAAGAGGTATCACCCGCCTGCAACACCCGGTGCCCGCCTGGTTGCATCGGAATGGATTGACGGCGACGAAGGAACGTGA